A single genomic interval of Deltaproteobacteria bacterium harbors:
- a CDS encoding MotA/TolQ/ExbB proton channel family protein — MIEFLSKGGVLVGPILFCSVLALGIFLERLIRFSRLRIRGDGLVEKVTRHIKNGEDHQAYELASSTDTPMGRVLAQGIEVKGQDRETLETVIVHATDEEVRELSRYLQALATIGNIAPLLGLLGTVLGMIKAFMVIQQMGGKVNAAVLAGGIWEAMLTTALGLAVALPTMVAHSYLSSRVDKYEAQLQDGAVMFLKSVAKGR; from the coding sequence ATGATTGAATTCCTTTCAAAAGGCGGGGTTCTTGTGGGCCCTATCCTTTTTTGTTCTGTATTGGCATTAGGCATTTTTCTTGAGCGCCTGATCCGTTTTTCCCGGCTCCGAATCAGAGGTGATGGGCTGGTGGAGAAGGTAACGAGACATATAAAGAACGGTGAAGATCACCAGGCCTATGAACTTGCAAGTTCGACCGACACACCAATGGGACGTGTGCTCGCTCAGGGCATTGAGGTCAAAGGCCAGGACCGTGAGACCCTGGAAACCGTCATTGTTCATGCCACGGATGAGGAGGTAAGAGAGTTGTCTCGGTACCTTCAGGCCCTTGCTACTATAGGAAATATTGCCCCCCTGCTGGGGCTTTTAGGGACAGTTCTAGGCATGATAAAGGCCTTCATGGTGATCCAGCAAATGGGGGGGAAGGTCAATGCGGCTGTGCTTGCAGGGGGAATCTGGGAGGCCATGCTAACCACCGCCCTGGGCCTGGCTGTGGCCCTTCCCACCATGGTGGCCCACAGCTATCTTTCTTCCCGGGTGGATAAATACGAGGCCCAGCTCCAGGATGGTGCTGTGATGTTTTTGAAGTCCGTGGCAAAAGGGCGTTAA
- a CDS encoding biopolymer transporter ExbD, protein MLVHYKKRPRYKVQLPLTSLIDIVFLLLIYFLLTTNFMVN, encoded by the coding sequence ATGCTCGTTCACTATAAGAAAAGGCCTCGCTACAAGGTACAGCTTCCCCTGACTTCCTTGATCGATATAGTGTTCCTGCTCCTCATCTATTTCCTGCTTACCACTAACTTTATGGTAAAT